The Chromatiales bacterium genomic sequence CAGACCTCGGTGGTCAACGCAGTTCCAATGCTTTCGGAGGTCCTCGCGGTCGTACCGGAGCAGCATTGGGCCGTCGTGAACACCAACACCTTCCAGTCGGCCTGGCCAGCCCCGGCGCTTCGCGACTTCGAAACGGCCCGCGGCACGCCAGGTCCGCTCGCGGTGATGCAGGCGTTCAGCTCATTTGGTTGGGATACCCGGCGTCAACAGTTCTATCTCTACGGTGGCGGTCACGGCAACTACCCCGGAAACGAGATCTACATCTGGGACGCCAAGACGCTTGAGTGGCGTCGCGGTTCGCTTCCAAGCCAGGTCCAGCAGCTCGGCAGCACCTTCACCTATGTCGCAGTGGACGGCGCCGACAACGCACCAACTGCAGCGCATACTTACGACAACAACGAGTATCTGCCGATCGCCGATCGATTCATCGTCTTCGGCGGTGCCGCATGGGACAGCGGAGGCCCCCTGCAGGACGCCGCGTTCAACCGGGTGGGCCCGTATCTATGGGACCCATCCCTGGCTGATCCGAACATGGTTGGCGGCACCACCGGCTCGCACACCAACGCCACCCCGGGCGACGGCATCCTTGGCGGCGAAATGTGGGAGAACCGCAATCTGCCCCTGCTACCGAACTATCTGAACGATCCAACGCAGTTCCGGATCGACGACTACTACTCCATTGAGGGCGCAACGGATGTAGTCTCGCGCGATGGCCACGACCTGGTCTATCTGTCGACGCGGCACTGGCTGTGGGAATACCACATCGTCGATGTGAACGACCCAAGCCAGGACTTCTGGCGGGTCGTGGGCAACGGCCGCATCGGCAGCAGCGGCGTGTGGGGTCAGGGGCCTGGCGCCTACGACGAGGCCAACAATCTGTTTGTGCGTATCGCGGAGCCGCGTAACAACAGCAATCGTCTATACGATTTCTATTACTTTGATCTGGAAACCCCGGGATTCAGCAACCCGGTCGTACCGTTCGAGCCGACGCTGCCTGACGGCAGTCCGCTGTTCGGCGGCGGACTGGACAGCAATTTATTCAACTTCAAGGCGCGAAGTGCATGGGGTCTGGACTACGACCCGGTCCGCGAACAGATCGTACTGTGGGACGGCGCTGGCAACCTCTGGGCGCTTACGCCGCCGGATATGCTTGGCGCGAACGGCTGGATCGCCACACCAATCGATGTATTCGCACTTGCCGAGTTTGGCCTGCCGAATGCAAACGACAACGGCTACGAAATCAACGGGGTAACGCCAGCGGCGGATACCGGCGTTCTCGGCAAGTTCAAGTACATTCCGGAGTTCGACATCTACCTGACCACCTACCACACGCAAACCGGCGACATCTGGATCTACAAACCGGAAGGCTGGACCCCCAACGCAGAACTGTTTCCGTTCCTGTTTGTTCCGGCCCCTGCAAGTCCGTTCCTGCTGCTGATCGGGGGAATCGGGTGGTCAATCGCGCGCGCCCGGTATTCATTCACTGTCGCCGGTCGCACATCGCCTACGAAACGTGCTTCCGGTCGCCGCTCTGTTTATCGGCACGCATGATCAAACGTCTTCGCCTACCTGAGCCACTAAAACGAACACACTTGACCCTCGGTTCCGCGGGAGGATCAACGGCATGTTGAACCGCGTCGTGGATGCAGTCGAACCACACCCCGTGACGAACCCTGCCTGCGCGTCAAAGTGAGGCCCAGACGCGCGGCAACTACAACGGGAGGTGCTCGCGATTGGTATGGCGGGTGTGGCTGAACAATCGTTCCAGAACACGACCGCGACAACGCAAGCGCGCCCCGTTGAGACACTACCGACGCTGACGAATTCCCGAGATATAGTTTGGCGCCTTGGTTACCGTAACGCCCGCCCCCTTCAGCCAACATACATGCCGTTTGGCGTCGACAGGATGAGCGGCCTCTGCCAGCGTGAAGTACTCGCAGCCCGCCTGCCCCAGACAGGCCGCCGCACAGTGTTGAGCCGCCTCCGCATCGGTGGATCCGATCACCCGCAGGGCTTTGATGTTGGGTTCCCCAAAATCGACGTTTTTGAGAAACACAATGTCTTGACTCGAATGAAGCGCGGGTGCGTCGCTGCAGCCACCCGCACAACCGACGTCGCTGACCAGCAGAAATGCCGCCAGGTACACAAGAAGTTCCGAGCGAAGATGCTGCCAGCCCGCGAAATCCATCACCGGTTCGGCTTTCGCGAGCTCGCCCATTCGATGCATGTCCAGCCGACCCCGGATCAGCAGGCCACGCTGCTGCAATTCCTGTAACGCGTCGTTATAGCTTTTGATCTGCGGAAACAGGTCGCGAAGCCCTGAGAACGTCGGATCATAGAAGCGCAGCAGGACCCTTTCGGTATCGCTGTCAAGGAACGACGAATCAACACTCAGCCATCGATTCAGACCGGAACTCATCGCCGCCCCGACGGAGAACAAACCCGCTCCGATTAGAAAATCACGTCGTTTCATTTAGATAACTGCTGGTCAAGGTGTTCGGCAAGCCGAAGCGCCAAAGCGACAATACTGAAGGTCGGGTTTGCAGCACCGCCGGCCGGAAAAACCGACGATCCCGCCATGTACAGATTCCGCAAACCATGCACCCGGCAATCCCCGTTGACAACGCTGTCATTCGCCGACAACCCCATTCGGGTTGTGCCGATCATGTGTCCGCCACCGGTGATGACAAGCGGCTCACGGTAACTGGTGACGCGGCCCAGACCACTACGCAACAGGCTCTCGCCAAACTGCAACCACGATTTCCTGAATAGATCGTCGTATGCGAACCGGAACCTGATGTCCGCCAACGGTTGACCAAGCGCATCCAGTTCGGCGGATAGTGATACCCGATTTTCTGACACTGGATCCATTTCGGCACGGACGGTGACTCCGGCCCGCAACATTCCACCTTCCGCGCTGGGCAGGCCATTGGCATCCCGGGCCTCGTCAATGCCAACACTAAAGGAAAGCAGCCCCAAATCCTGACAAAGCTCATCGCTCAGCTGCAGCGCATCAACTCGTCGCCCGCTGGTCTTGCGGCTGGCGTCGATCACCGGCGTACCCAGCATGATTTTTCCGTAGCCGATCAGGTGCGGGTGTTCCATGAGATGGCGACCAGCGTTGTCATTGCCGAGACCCGAAAGCCGGAGCAGACGCGCATTCTGGATACCGCCGGCCGCGAGAACGACGTGCTCTGCCCTGATCTCAAGGATTTCGCCGGCAGCGTCGGCCACCAGCAGCGTCAGGGCGCGTTCATCGTGACTTTGAATCCGCGTAAGCGTGTGCGCGAGCAACAGCGAAATTTGATTGCTGTCCCGAATCTCGCCGAGAAACCGTTGCCCGAAACGGACCGGCGGGCTCAGGTAGAAGGGACGGTAGACCAGCTCATCGGTCCCATCAATCGGAACAGATGGCATTTTCCACGCGCTCTCGGGCAGATCGAGCACGCTGGCCGCCTCAGGATAAAACCGCGCCAACTCCTCGAACGCA encodes the following:
- a CDS encoding GMC family oxidoreductase gives rise to the protein MIIETPKSSYPVVIVGTGPAGITVARRLAELGQREILLIEAGRVEYDPAQNALGKIVAQGDLTSAYFQQHNFRMFGGVSAVWGGFCAMLEERAFRAGRWPIAFEELARFYPEAASVLDLPESAWKMPSVPIDGTDELVYRPFYLSPPVRFGQRFLGEIRDSNQISLLLAHTLTRIQSHDERALTLLVADAAGEILEIRAEHVVLAAGGIQNARLLRLSGLGNDNAGRHLMEHPHLIGYGKIMLGTPVIDASRKTSGRRVDALQLSDELCQDLGLLSFSVGIDEARDANGLPSAEGGMLRAGVTVRAEMDPVSENRVSLSAELDALGQPLADIRFRFAYDDLFRKSWLQFGESLLRSGLGRVTSYREPLVITGGGHMIGTTRMGLSANDSVVNGDCRVHGLRNLYMAGSSVFPAGGAANPTFSIVALALRLAEHLDQQLSK